The Longimicrobium sp. DNA segment GGACGACCGCCAGGACGTGCTACTCAACCCGACCCTGGTGGTCGAGGTGCTGTCGCCGTCCACGGAGCGGCACGATCGCGGGAAGAAGAAGGATGGCTACAGGCTGATCCCGTCGCTGCGCGAGTACCTGTTCGTGGTGCAGAAGGAGCCGCGCGTGGAGCTGTACCGCCGCGAAGAGGACGAGAGCTGGAGCTGCACGGTGTACCAGCGGATGGAGGACGAAGTCCGGCTGGAGTCGCTCGGCTGCACGCTGGCGATGGCCGAGATTTACCAGGACGTGCTCCCGCCCGCGCGGCGCGGAGCCTGATGCCCCCTTACGAACCCGGACATCCGAACGGTTCGCGAGATAGAAACGATGCCTGAGACGAAGACCAAGACCGCCCCCGCGCCGCGCGAAGACCAGGCGGCACCCGCCTCCGAAGCGGCCGAGGCGCAGACGGCCCCGAATGGCGAGCCCGGGCCGGACCGCGCCTGGCAGCAGTCCGCGAAGCCGGAGCTGAGCGACGAAGAGCGCATGCAGGGCCTGGAGCCCGAGCAGCTCCGCAAGATGATGTGGGACATGCTCCTGGGCCGCCGCTTCGAGGAGAAGACGGCGGAAAGCTACGCCCTGGGCAAGATCGGCGGCTTCTGCCACCTGTACATCGGGCAGGAAGCGGTGGCCGTGGGCGCCATCCACGCGCTGCGCAAGGACGACTACGTGATGACGGCCTATCGCGAGCACGTCCACGCGCTGCAGTGCGGCATCACCCCCGGCGCCGTGATGGCCGAGCTGTACGGGCGCGCCGACGGCTGCAGCAAGGGGAAGGGCGGCTCCATGCACATGTTCAGCGCCGAGCACAACTACCTGGGCGGCCATGGCATCGTGGGCGGGCAGGTGCCGCTGGCGCTTGGGGTGGCGTGGAAGATCAAGTACCGCCAGGAAGACCGCGTCATGCAGGTGTACCTGGGTGAGGCGGCCGTCAACCAGGGCGCCTTCCACGAGTCGCTGAACATGGCCGCGCTCTGGAAGCTGCCGCTGGTGACGATCGTGGAGAACAACCGCTTCGGGATGGGGACGGCCTGGGAGCGCGCTTCGTCGCTCTACGACATCTCGCAGAAGGCGACCGCCTACGCCATGAACTCCGCCGTGGCGGACGGCATGGACGTGCTGGACATGTACCGCGTGGCCAAGGAAGCCCACGACCGCGCCCGCGCCGGCGAGGGCCCCACGCTCATCGAGGCCCGCACCTACCGCTTCGTGGGCCACTCCATGTCCGACCCCGTCTCCGGCGTCTACCGCACCAAGGAAGACGTGGAGCGCGAGAAGGCCAAGGACCCCATCCGCATCTTCGCCGACCTCCTCTCGCGCACCGGCATCCTGTCGCAGGAGGAGTTGGAGAAGATGGACGCCGAGGTCAAGCAGATCTCCGAGGAAGCCGCCGACTTCGCCGAGAAGTCCCCGGAGCCCGCGGTCGACGAGCTTTACACCGAGATCTACGCCGAAGAGAACGTCAACGGACGCCTGTACTTCGACATGAGGAATCGCTGAAGATGGCGGTCATTACCTATCGCGAAGCGCTCAATCAGGCGCTCGCTGAAGAGATGCAGCGCGACCCCGACGTCTTCCTGATGGGCGAGGAAGTCGGTGTGTACAATGGCGCTTACAAGGTATCGAAGGGCTTGCTGGAGCAGTTCGGCGAGCTGCGCGTGGTGGACACGCCGATCACCGAGCTCGGGTTCGCGGGGCTGGGCGTCGGGGCCGCGATGACGGGGATCCGGCCGGTGATCGA contains these protein-coding regions:
- a CDS encoding Uma2 family endonuclease — translated: MSTATLVTPEEYLARERAAAYKSEYWDGEIVAMSGAPAPHDLITGNIFGSLYVALRGRGCRLHTSDMRVQFDASQKTVYPDVTAVCGEWRYLDDRQDVLLNPTLVVEVLSPSTERHDRGKKKDGYRLIPSLREYLFVVQKEPRVELYRREEDESWSCTVYQRMEDEVRLESLGCTLAMAEIYQDVLPPARRGA
- the pdhA gene encoding pyruvate dehydrogenase (acetyl-transferring) E1 component subunit alpha, with amino-acid sequence MPETKTKTAPAPREDQAAPASEAAEAQTAPNGEPGPDRAWQQSAKPELSDEERMQGLEPEQLRKMMWDMLLGRRFEEKTAESYALGKIGGFCHLYIGQEAVAVGAIHALRKDDYVMTAYREHVHALQCGITPGAVMAELYGRADGCSKGKGGSMHMFSAEHNYLGGHGIVGGQVPLALGVAWKIKYRQEDRVMQVYLGEAAVNQGAFHESLNMAALWKLPLVTIVENNRFGMGTAWERASSLYDISQKATAYAMNSAVADGMDVLDMYRVAKEAHDRARAGEGPTLIEARTYRFVGHSMSDPVSGVYRTKEDVEREKAKDPIRIFADLLSRTGILSQEELEKMDAEVKQISEEAADFAEKSPEPAVDELYTEIYAEENVNGRLYFDMRNR